The Polypterus senegalus isolate Bchr_013 chromosome 1, ASM1683550v1, whole genome shotgun sequence genomic sequence TGACGTTCACAATTTGGAGAACATACTAGCTGGAGCAACTCCTGCATTCATCTCTGTCAGTTTTTATCGTGGGTTTCCCAACAGCACTTGACTGTGTCTTTGCTCAGAGGCTCTTTAATACAAGAGTTAAGTTACCATTAATGTTGTGGTCATATTGTCATCTTTGTGTTTCTGAGGTGGCACTGCACTCTAAGTGGAGTTCTCAGTATTCATCAGCCCATCAGCAGAGCTAACATCCTCTGCTGGACACCCCGACCCAGACAGTGAAGGAGGAACATGGGGCGTCTCAATTCCCTCAACAACAACTTAAGTTTTGATCTACCCATACTGAAGCAtgtaataaatgagaaaaaaaagtgatGCCTGTTGAGCCCAAGCCTCTGACCCACGTCTTGACATATTTACCTGATATTCTCCTTCCAGATCTTTCTTAGTAGGTAGAAtctgaaacaaaacatgaaaatattctcttttaaaataattcaccATATCAAAGAATTAAAGAAGTAGGAAAGAAACATTTGTCGATATGTCCATTTTGTCACCTCATCACTCCACTTCCAGGTTGTGGGGACAAGTATCAGAAAGTCAAAGGAGCACCACCACCCCGTTCCCGCACCCGTCTTCACTTGACTTTCACTGTCTCGTGACAATCGATTGTGagagcttctgttttttttttaagcaaattaaattctttcaccaggatagatttacctgatttatataaaataatttctcaactgagaacCTCCGCTTCAAATcgcgacttgatgttattttggagaaatcagAAGGCAGAAGGCAGGATAGGAGAGATTACTGAGATGATTGGCCTGTCCTCGTTGAAACTGTTTAAAGTTTAACAGCATCTGCTACAAGCGTTTAGTACAATTGctgatatttttgtacaaattgaAATTGCTGAATGTGAGGGCCGTATGCATTGAACTTGCAGCAGTGATATGATTCCTGCTTCTCTCTGCCTAGCATTTTCAATTATGGTTTTTGTGCTAGTTGTGTGTTTTAACTCATTGAATACTTGTAATGTTATGTTAGTTTCATCGTCGCACCATCACTTTCAGCTTTTGCTTCACACTGTTGACAGCCAGGAGATCTGTGTTGACTCCATCTGACGTAAGacagcatacagtatgtacaaaacATGGAGGTGTTTGTAGATTGAGGTTCTgtgcaaaattaatattttctggAGACTAAGGGCTAAGAATTCTCCTTTTGACTTTTGACCTcaaatccttttttttgtgtattagGAGTATTGTTCACTGATAGCTTTATCACATatatgtaatgggctagaattcagtgttTTCAAGAAAAGGCATATttcctggaaaattctgctacaggttattgttgatggtgaTCTGCAGGACTTCAACGTTTACCTGTAACCTGCTTGGAATAGTCAGGCTGCTTTGATTTAGTAACTCATCTTcacacaatgtggtgatacagaactgcctgcttcctttgaaaatgaacgagttctggggacattggtttctaatcaggtacttcttgatagctgaccACAATACTATTGTTGAATCAAAGCAAATGTGTTAACACTGTTgttctgcagaggaaattggcttgcaccattgtttaactGATTGTCATGTTAATCTATACAGAGATTGAAGTATTTATATATCTctgggtaaatgagaataaaggAGAACAGAGAAGTCTGGTCTGAGACTCATGACTGCTGCCTGCTCCTCTGATGCTctcaccatatcgctgtggctgcaccctgtagcaacagtggcttgtacctcaCCCAGGTTCCCCTAGCCCTGAATGTCCCAGACAACATCATAAGCATCTTCTCATGCAATATTCATCTCCTTTTTTATAATTATTCAATAAAGTCTGAGCCCACAAACAAGATCCTGGCTTTGTGTGATTCATATTACCTCAGATTCCAAGCAATGCCTCCTCGTATTCTTGACGCTTTCCAATTCTTCTGACAGCCGTCTCACTGAAaaatcaagaagaagaggaggatgtcttaacccacttttcaAAATGTTGGAGAGTCAAAGAAAGCAGGGTGACATGCTGAAAGCTGATGGCTTGATTACAAGCTACGCGTGTGCTTAACCCCTCCATCAATAGTTGTCATTAGATGACCAGAAAACGTGGGAGCTCGCTGGTACTGGCAGCAGCAGTCAATGTCAttgaaaaataacacaataagTCACTAATTTGGAATGGTGAGAATAAACTTCTGAGGCAGTTTGTACATAATGGTGCACCCTATTAAGCTCtggacaaataaattaaaatatatttcttggTCTGTAATAGTAGAAAATGTGATGGTCAATTGTGGGACATTGAATAGAGCTGATACAACGCCACTGTAAAGAGCCAAATCAAAGTCGGCATGTTGGAGTGAGCGTGTGTGCGTAAAGGAGACGACAGCCTTGGTCAGAAAGTAAGTGAATAGACATTTAGGAAATTAGGTGAGCAGggacttgagcatgggaaaggcgctatataaatataatgtattattattatttattaatacattctatttatttattcattagtacatttaatttatttatttattaaaaataataataatgataataataagaaaggcactttataaattactagcaaaatacccgcgctttgcagccgagaagtagtgtgttaaagaagttatgaaaaagaaaaggaaacattttaaaaataacgtaacatgattgtcaatgtaattgttttgtcactgttatgagtgttgctgtcatcaaggatttgattatcattatttctttcaatcaggttcgtatttgtaggatgtgttgtgttcaagttacattccgtgtttgtcaatcgttgtaaagatgacaggtttcattcatcgaagtgttcactacacaaataggtactcgtgaatgtaagatgttcaacaggcattcccggtattaagttgtggaaattgcctgtgaataaTTTatcggcagcatgtctatgaacttaatttaatcttttccagtcctgcaaagtcagttgatgtgagccactcggagtacatgcatcgaagcttctcagctgtgctcgtgcgatctcgcgatgtcagcggctttatttaatgttagctaagacccgacacttaaaagtttctcgctgcagcaattttaactccgttacaaagtgatccaaagtttcgtttataccttgtgtcttctcattaaacttgtatctcacgaataccatattcgtcgtaggcatgacaaacggcagcgggagtgtgtctataaacttaatttaaacttatgcttcatatcgtgctttgtttccgcagtagctgcacttatgaatatacttgtatgcatcactcgcttcataatcttttgctgccttctcaattgtgcaatgcgttttttgttcagcactccttggagctcttccttgttttctacgtactgcgttcatagtcatttcacgtgattacgtgggaggcgtgatgatgtcacacgcaactCCGGCCCCCACGGGCATCGAACTGAactgtccattacagtatatggaaaaaaataggttccagttatgaccattacgtgtagaatttcgaaatgaaacctgcttaacttttgtaagtaagctgtaaggaatgagcctgccaaatttcagccttctacctacacgggaagttggagaattagtgatgagtgagtgagtcagtcagtcagtgagtcagtgagtgagtcagtcagtcagtccgtgagtcagtcagtgagtcagtgagtgagtcagtcagtgagggctttgccttttattagtatagattattataacatattataataattattataatatattataatttcataataataatttataaagtgcctttcaaattattattattattattattattattattattattattattattattattattattaataataataataaataaataaataaataaatacatgaaatgtCTTaataatagtcagtcagtcagtcattttccaacccgttatatcctaacacagggtcccgggggtctgctggagccaatcaagccaacacagggagcaaagtaggaacaaatcccgggcagggtgccattcCACCATaggcattaataataataatttgtaaatgcatttgttttatttatttatttaaatcaattgatcaattaatattatttttactggGTGGTCTTTTTGCAAGTTATTGGTATTGTCTTGCAGCTTTGTGTAACAGGTGGTGGGCTAAAAGGGGATTAAAGACGTCAGCCCACTCACCATGAACAGTTTAtgcctataatgctgttattgACGGCCCATTGAGAATCCTCAAGAGCTGGGTgggaaaacaaaaacccaccaattctgattctgcaagaatgggcatctgccatcagtcaggatttggcccagaagttgattgccaacCTGCCAGgatgaactgaaaaagaaagaaggaccaacactgcaaatatggactctgggcataaacttcatgtcactgtcaatcaaagcctttgaaacttctgaactgcttgtcattctacttcagtcTACCAGAGAAACATCAAACACAAAGAcctgaaaacactgaagcagcaaacttgaagaccaacacttgtgtcattctcaacacTTTTAGCCgcaacagtagatcaggtgaccGTGTCGGTTTGCCCTTTTTATTGGCTCCCCTGTGGCCATTCATTTGAATATGAAATGTCAGCTCATGCTGCTATTGGCTCATTCTTGGCTAAAGGAAGAATATAATTACTTGACTCGTGATATACATTTGTGATGCCTGCACTAATATCATTGACACATCAATAAAAGGTTGGCCAAAAGTCCCATAGGCCAAGACGCCGCCAGCTAAACAACGTGGATGCCAACATAATCAGCACTTACTTGGTTCACAGACACATGGAAGAAAATTCTCAAGTAGTGTGTGAGAGAGTAGGACATTAGAGGTCTTCagaactggacttgatgttattttacacAAACCAGATGGATAGGGTGGACAAGCTTGTTAGGGTTAgcggcctgttctcgtcacagTCTATTAAATGTTCTGATGTTCTCATATGTAtaattaatgaaatgtattattgagCACACACCTTTAGACTTCAGCCTGCACACCACATACGTCAAAGCAGACGTCATCACGACCAGCAGGAATCCCAAGATGGTGGACGCCCAAATTAAAATTCCACTGCTACAGTAAACTACagaagaacaaaaacagaaattagaaaaGGAAGAACTTTAATTAGGGTGGCGCTCAGTCCTGTATGGAAGGGTAAATCACACAAGTGGGCATGAAATATGAGGGAGTTATTGTGCTcttattttaattactgtatcTTGTAATTTCGAGACATTTACAATTCACCACATACCTTggtggattacattcattttcatcaaaccttgaagagaaaaaaagaatatcatAGTCCACAATAAAGTCTTAAActggtttattattttatatcattGTAATGAGATGATAAATACTGAAAATAGACAAGGAAAGTCAGTAAGAGCAACCTCTCGACTTCATTGAGGTTTTACTTAACAGAAGTGGAGCCGCTTGGTTGGCTATggagaaagtgaaaaaaacataaaatattgaaaCAAAATGACAGACTGAGTGATATAAAATATCGAAACAAACTCACCGTCCACTTGCAGCTCGATCCCTTCGCCGAAGCGGCACACGTCTGTTTCCAGCTTGCAGCAGTAATAAGTGGCGGCGTCTTCTTGGGTGACATTTCGGATGACTAAGGTGTGATTTTTCTTCAGGGAAAAGTGCTCTCCATACTGGAAAAATGGAGTTCTGAACGTACTCTTAGGACTGAAGGTCTGCAGTATGGGCTCAGGGGGCTGGCGGGGGAGCTGCCTGTACCAGAGCATCGATGAGCCGTTACTGTTGCTGTTAGTGGAGTACAAGCAGTTCAGGGACACCGTGTCACCCGGGGGAGATGTCACCACAGAGCTCAAGGCGTGAAGACAAAGGCTCAGGAGACCTGAAAGAATACAACGTGAATTCTTCT encodes the following:
- the LOC120519587 gene encoding uncharacterized protein LOC120519587; protein product: MKLLAFGLLSLCLHALSSVVTSPPGDTVSLNCLYSTNSNSNGSSMLWYRQLPRQPPEPILQTFSPKSTFRTPFFQYGEHFSLKKNHTLVIRNVTQEDAATYYCCKLETDVCRFGEGIELQVDGLMKMNVIHQVYCSSGILIWASTILGFLLVVMTSALTYVVCRLKSKVRRLSEELESVKNTRRHCLESEILPTKKDLEGEYQSLSHKDQALYEVCGRSQRTRRK